A stretch of the Xanthocytophaga agilis genome encodes the following:
- a CDS encoding HAMP domain-containing methyl-accepting chemotaxis protein — MQLSIKVKLILAFSALLLLAGVIFFMGNRNTSIINARVNQIVDINARLITLSAKIAEDVQFITKREKDLIITRDKDQMQEWIDDSESRNVDMSKRLEELQSLSSKEDQELIGQFQTAWKDYNKNFKKLKYLAFTLNTDSSNQAAYMLSSTVNRKIATESSAIMSRIVKRNEDSLAKAKEETAAIYADGQTTMLLLVGIGALVAAGIGFWIITSLRKSLKQAHDAITSLAAGNFSVTIDDYDHDEIGALLDQIRYMISKLRSSVDLAKRVAAGDLSIDQSHQAEGELDTALTEMVNRLRDIMGMIMQGADNIASASLQMSASAQQVSQGATEQAASIEEVSSSIEQMSSNISQNTDNAQQTEKIALQATEDIKTGNESVRNTVASMKIIAEKISIVGEIARQTNLLALNAAVEAARAGEHGKGFAVVAAEVRKLAERSQTAALEIDGLSKSSVLTADKSGKILEQLVPNIQKTSHLVQEISAASLEQNSGTEQISLAIQQLNQVIQQNAAASEEMATSSEELSAQAEQLKDVISFFKLEKFAYQKLQKMAEQASKKKNTIDLSEYTVGA, encoded by the coding sequence ATGCAACTCTCAATAAAAGTAAAACTAATTCTAGCGTTTTCCGCACTTCTGCTTTTAGCAGGAGTGATCTTCTTTATGGGCAATCGCAACACCAGCATTATCAATGCACGGGTGAATCAGATTGTCGATATAAATGCCCGATTAATCACTTTATCAGCTAAAATTGCTGAAGATGTCCAGTTTATTACCAAGAGAGAAAAAGACTTGATTATCACTCGTGATAAGGACCAGATGCAGGAGTGGATTGATGACAGTGAGTCACGCAATGTCGATATGAGTAAACGATTGGAAGAGTTGCAATCCCTCTCCAGCAAAGAAGATCAGGAGCTGATCGGACAGTTCCAAACAGCATGGAAAGACTATAATAAAAACTTTAAGAAACTAAAATATCTTGCCTTTACACTTAATACAGACTCAAGCAACCAGGCAGCGTATATGCTATCCAGTACAGTAAACAGAAAGATAGCCACCGAGTCTTCTGCCATTATGAGCAGAATAGTAAAACGCAATGAAGACTCTCTGGCAAAAGCAAAAGAAGAAACAGCAGCCATTTATGCAGATGGACAAACTACAATGCTTCTGTTGGTAGGAATAGGTGCACTTGTGGCTGCGGGTATTGGCTTCTGGATCATTACCTCACTGCGAAAATCATTGAAACAGGCACACGATGCTATCACCTCATTGGCTGCAGGCAACTTCTCTGTAACCATTGACGATTATGATCATGATGAAATAGGTGCGCTGCTGGATCAGATTCGATATATGATCAGTAAGTTACGTTCCAGTGTGGATCTGGCTAAACGTGTGGCGGCAGGAGATCTTTCTATAGATCAAAGTCATCAGGCAGAAGGCGAACTGGATACGGCATTAACAGAGATGGTCAATCGCCTGCGGGATATTATGGGCATGATTATGCAGGGTGCTGATAACATAGCTTCGGCCAGTTTGCAGATGAGTGCATCAGCTCAACAGGTATCTCAGGGAGCAACCGAACAGGCCGCCTCTATCGAAGAAGTATCTTCATCTATTGAACAAATGAGTTCAAACATAAGCCAGAATACAGACAATGCACAACAAACCGAGAAGATTGCTCTGCAAGCAACAGAAGATATCAAAACAGGCAATGAATCGGTACGCAATACGGTCGCATCCATGAAGATTATTGCTGAAAAGATTTCCATTGTAGGTGAGATTGCCCGTCAGACCAATCTGTTGGCCTTGAATGCAGCGGTAGAGGCAGCCCGTGCCGGAGAACATGGTAAAGGATTTGCCGTTGTGGCAGCAGAGGTTCGCAAACTGGCAGAGAGAAGTCAGACAGCAGCCTTGGAAATTGACGGACTATCCAAATCCAGTGTGCTGACAGCAGACAAATCAGGCAAAATACTGGAGCAACTGGTGCCTAATATTCAGAAAACCTCTCATCTGGTGCAGGAGATATCAGCTGCAAGCCTGGAACAGAATTCAGGTACGGAACAAATAAGTCTGGCTATACAACAACTGAATCAGGTAATTCAGCAGAATGCAGCAGCATCTGAAGAGATGGCAACCAGCTCTGAAGAACTATCGGCTCAGGCAGAACAACTGAAAGATGTTATCTCTTTCTTTAAACTGGAAAAATTTGCTTATCAAAAACTTCAAAAAATGGCAGAACAGGCGTCCAAAAAGAAAAATACGATTGATCTGAGTGAGTATACAGTAGGTGCGTAA
- a CDS encoding Crp/Fnr family transcriptional regulator codes for MHTTLIQAISSVISLDEREITCIKQLFKEKTAAKGDYFLQEGEVCRQVGFLVKGLIRYFINNDGEEMIYDFGKEGNFICNYESFLDHSASNKNIQFIEDSHFLTISYDHLQVFYEQIREGQKFGRIVCEQIFVDAIRKITSLYTHPPEKRYLHFMETYPDLQQRIPQYYTSSFVGVKPQSLSRIRKRLVSS; via the coding sequence ATGCACACCACCCTAATTCAGGCTATCAGTAGTGTAATTTCTCTTGATGAACGAGAAATTACCTGTATAAAGCAGCTGTTTAAAGAAAAGACAGCTGCCAAAGGAGACTATTTCCTGCAAGAGGGTGAGGTGTGTCGTCAGGTAGGGTTTCTTGTAAAGGGCCTCATACGGTATTTTATCAATAATGATGGGGAGGAAATGATTTATGACTTTGGAAAAGAAGGCAACTTTATATGCAATTATGAAAGTTTTCTGGATCACTCAGCCTCTAATAAAAATATCCAGTTTATTGAGGATAGCCACTTTCTGACTATCTCCTATGATCATCTTCAGGTGTTTTATGAACAGATCAGAGAAGGACAAAAGTTTGGCAGGATTGTATGTGAGCAGATTTTTGTAGACGCCATCCGTAAGATCACATCCCTGTATACACATCCTCCTGAAAAACGGTATCTGCATTTTATGGAAACCTATCCTGATTTACAACAACGCATTCCTCAATACTATACGTCTTCATTTGTAGGTGTGAAACCGCAATCCTTAAGCCGAATCCGAAAAAGACTGGTATCCTCCTAG
- a CDS encoding M12 family metallopeptidase, translating into MLYACTLRIVFTGCVIGLSLSVQSCKEPLGEVKDPAPVGSETTSNPADLEIAFPGKRGIVKTGYLFGSPVTYEEIEGQAVFQGDMLLSEDMLSSESPNGRTSATGRNMLAYRWPNNTVYYRIDPALPNPARVTQAIAHWEEATNLKFVNNPNASHRIVFMPGAGCSSAVGMQAQEQSIILGPDCTKGTVIHEIGHAVGLFHEHSRTDRDNHLVIKWNNIKSDQAIRDQFKKWAEFGYNGFDHSNFDFGSVMLYGSYSSKAAIDPSKPVITTTSGNTYEAQREGLSQADINCINDMYPASPTFDPIAGKAREIVAGADGSIYKVGTVNAPGGYIISKWTGSSWQDIDPDQGGVHVAVMPNGQPWLCTAGGYIYRLVNNQWKQVPGQAVDLAINSIGSVFRLGTELAPGGHKIFKWNENTATWTAIGGNKGGNQIAAFSNNVIVIVDSQYQPFLYNGVEWLPLGKQVHDISISPDNKLFMLEKWEKNLYKWNGNSWTLQPGAGESLCATTLERIWLTDANNNISRRGYIYPIPYPL; encoded by the coding sequence ATGTTATATGCATGCACACTGCGCATAGTATTTACCGGCTGTGTTATCGGTTTAAGTTTATCTGTACAAAGCTGTAAAGAACCACTGGGTGAAGTAAAAGATCCGGCACCCGTAGGCTCTGAAACAACAAGCAATCCGGCAGATCTGGAAATAGCCTTTCCGGGTAAAAGAGGAATCGTCAAAACAGGTTATCTGTTTGGTTCACCTGTTACCTATGAAGAAATAGAGGGTCAGGCTGTATTTCAAGGCGATATGCTCTTATCAGAAGACATGCTAAGCTCGGAAAGTCCCAATGGACGTACGTCGGCTACAGGTCGTAATATGTTGGCCTATCGCTGGCCTAACAATACGGTCTATTACAGAATAGATCCTGCCTTGCCTAATCCAGCACGGGTCACACAAGCTATTGCTCATTGGGAGGAGGCGACAAACCTGAAGTTTGTGAACAATCCCAATGCATCCCATCGGATTGTATTCATGCCCGGGGCAGGCTGTTCATCAGCAGTGGGTATGCAGGCACAGGAGCAGTCTATTATTCTGGGACCAGACTGCACCAAAGGCACTGTTATTCACGAAATAGGCCATGCAGTAGGACTGTTCCATGAACATAGCCGTACTGATCGGGATAACCATTTGGTTATCAAATGGAATAATATCAAATCCGATCAGGCTATAAGAGATCAGTTTAAGAAATGGGCTGAGTTTGGCTACAATGGATTTGATCACAGTAACTTTGATTTTGGTTCTGTTATGCTGTATGGCAGTTATTCTTCCAAAGCAGCTATTGATCCATCCAAACCAGTAATCACAACAACCAGTGGCAATACCTATGAGGCACAAAGAGAAGGACTCTCTCAAGCAGATATCAACTGTATCAATGATATGTATCCGGCTTCGCCCACCTTTGATCCGATAGCAGGTAAAGCACGCGAAATTGTAGCGGGAGCAGATGGTTCTATTTACAAAGTAGGTACAGTAAATGCTCCTGGTGGTTATATTATTTCCAAGTGGACAGGTAGTAGCTGGCAAGATATTGATCCGGACCAAGGAGGTGTACATGTAGCCGTTATGCCTAATGGACAACCCTGGCTTTGCACAGCCGGAGGATACATTTATCGGCTGGTTAATAATCAGTGGAAACAGGTACCTGGTCAGGCAGTGGATCTTGCCATCAATAGTATTGGAAGTGTATTCCGGCTTGGAACAGAACTAGCTCCAGGAGGGCATAAAATATTCAAATGGAATGAAAACACAGCAACCTGGACGGCAATAGGTGGTAACAAGGGAGGCAATCAGATAGCTGCATTTTCCAATAATGTTATTGTTATTGTTGATAGCCAATATCAACCATTTCTATACAATGGTGTAGAGTGGCTTCCACTAGGCAAGCAGGTACACGACATCAGTATTAGCCCTGATAACAAACTGTTTATGTTAGAAAAGTGGGAGAAGAATCTGTATAAATGGAATGGAAACAGCTGGACTCTACAACCTGGAGCCGGAGAAAGTCTGTGTGCCACTACGCTTGAACGAATCTGGCTGACCGACGCTAACAACAATATATCACGCCGGGGATACATCTATCCGATTCCATATCCATTATAA
- a CDS encoding tetratricopeptide repeat protein, translating into MISKNQTPYTLHKARGPQHLCVCSSVPLGHTTWLGKACLLTIAALFAVVVLQAQDTEADSLLQQLKLAKDTSRINVLNQLSFHYNAADPAKAIAYATQALQLSQQLDFKKGMAQAFNRLGIGYSHQNKYAQAMAYYDKALPLSQELGDLPGELALMLNIGMVYHKQDNRPKATEYYLKGLKIAEKLEDDIRIANIYNFLGNIYSELEDYPQAIVYYQKSLELKKKRFTRGRPVSQVLNNLGDLHMRQKEYQKALPYFTKALDGLTEQDKDIQAACFINMGLVYGGLPDGGLQQYSKALEYLNQGLRLQQEVKDPYTIPYVLTGLAYVYQKTDELTKSEANAQQALQMARQMEIKSLVAELYQLLSQLASRQKKYQQAYDYQSRFIQTQDSLRNDENTRQIAKLQADYETEKKQAEIELLKKESEKEALLRNIIGLGLLATLIIGGLIVSRQRLKIRNNRLLVEKSLEISQKNEELAHTNELLSSQSEQLSIINETLSQQSRQLAEQTTKLKELDQVKSTFFANISHEFRTPLTLILGNLQDKLEAGKGAGHPETLSFGSGEVTSMHRNAGRLLELINQLLDLSKLESGKMHLQPQAGNLSQFFRLLTASFSSLAESREIAFKLDLPAKELYYAFDSDKLHKIFANLLSNAFKFTPNNGEVSLRAEVLPSVTDALPRLKITVQDSGSGISVEQLNSVFERFYQGSQHYSDQQGTGIGLALVKELVQLHGGQVYVASDALQGTRFVIELPLAPCSTTDIEPIPSIATTTTSYEQIADNASVESTDDIDTVAGNEQPLILIVEDNDDLRAYIRKHLEGPYRILESSNGKEGFDTALAQIPDLVITDLMMPEMSGTELCERLKTDERTNHISVIMLTALATQESKLQGLQTGADDYLTKPFDARELRLRVGNLLESRRKLRERFSKQIRIAPSDIAVSSVDEKLLERILKVVEENMSNTEFGSEEFAREAGLSRMQLHRKLTALTGQSTSEFLRSMRLKRAAQLLDARAGNVSDVAYQVGFDNLPYFSKCFREQFDCTPSEYLARQVASVV; encoded by the coding sequence ATGATATCAAAGAACCAAACTCCTTACACACTACACAAAGCGAGAGGGCCCCAACATCTTTGTGTATGTTCTTCTGTTCCGTTAGGGCATACCACATGGCTAGGTAAGGCCTGTCTGCTCACAATAGCAGCGCTTTTCGCTGTTGTTGTACTTCAGGCACAAGATACTGAAGCAGATAGCCTGCTACAGCAATTAAAACTTGCCAAAGACACAAGCCGAATCAATGTATTGAATCAACTAAGCTTTCACTACAATGCTGCTGACCCTGCCAAAGCCATTGCCTATGCTACCCAGGCATTACAGCTTAGTCAGCAACTGGATTTTAAGAAAGGAATGGCTCAGGCATTCAATCGGTTGGGTATAGGCTATTCGCATCAGAATAAATATGCACAGGCAATGGCATACTATGATAAAGCATTACCACTCTCCCAGGAACTTGGCGATTTACCAGGAGAGCTGGCCCTGATGCTTAATATTGGTATGGTCTATCACAAACAGGATAACCGTCCCAAAGCTACTGAGTACTATCTGAAAGGATTGAAAATTGCAGAAAAGCTGGAAGATGACATCCGGATAGCCAATATCTATAACTTCCTGGGTAATATATACAGTGAACTGGAAGATTATCCCCAAGCCATTGTATATTATCAGAAGTCACTGGAACTAAAGAAAAAACGTTTCACCAGAGGAAGGCCGGTAAGCCAGGTACTGAACAATCTCGGGGATTTGCATATGCGACAGAAAGAGTATCAGAAAGCATTGCCTTATTTTACCAAAGCCTTAGACGGGCTTACAGAACAGGATAAAGATATTCAGGCTGCCTGTTTTATCAATATGGGTCTGGTATATGGCGGACTACCGGATGGAGGCCTTCAACAGTATTCCAAAGCACTTGAATATCTTAATCAGGGGTTAAGACTTCAGCAGGAAGTGAAAGATCCCTATACTATACCGTATGTCCTCACAGGACTGGCCTATGTATACCAGAAAACAGATGAATTAACAAAAAGTGAAGCCAATGCACAGCAGGCACTGCAAATGGCCCGACAGATGGAAATCAAAAGTCTGGTGGCAGAACTTTACCAACTCTTATCACAACTGGCCTCCAGGCAGAAAAAATACCAGCAAGCTTACGACTATCAGTCACGGTTTATCCAAACGCAGGATTCACTCCGCAATGACGAGAACACCCGTCAGATTGCCAAATTACAGGCAGACTACGAAACTGAAAAGAAACAGGCAGAGATTGAACTTCTGAAAAAAGAAAGCGAAAAGGAAGCATTACTACGCAATATTATTGGACTGGGCTTGCTGGCAACTCTGATCATTGGCGGACTGATTGTGAGCCGTCAGCGACTGAAAATACGAAACAATCGGTTACTGGTTGAAAAAAGCCTGGAAATCAGCCAGAAAAATGAGGAACTTGCCCATACCAATGAACTACTATCCTCCCAGTCCGAGCAACTATCTATCATCAATGAAACACTTAGTCAACAATCCAGACAACTGGCAGAGCAAACAACGAAATTAAAAGAACTGGATCAGGTAAAGTCTACATTCTTTGCCAATATATCCCATGAATTTCGTACACCATTAACACTTATTCTGGGCAATCTGCAGGATAAGCTGGAAGCTGGCAAAGGTGCTGGCCATCCGGAAACGCTTTCTTTTGGTTCTGGAGAAGTAACCAGTATGCATCGTAATGCAGGTCGCCTGCTAGAGCTGATCAATCAATTGCTGGATCTATCCAAACTGGAATCCGGGAAGATGCACTTACAGCCACAGGCAGGTAATCTCAGTCAGTTCTTTCGTCTACTCACGGCTTCGTTCTCGTCTCTGGCTGAATCTCGTGAAATTGCATTCAAACTGGATTTGCCGGCAAAGGAGTTATATTATGCCTTTGACTCAGACAAACTCCATAAGATTTTTGCCAACCTGCTATCCAATGCCTTTAAATTTACGCCTAACAATGGAGAGGTATCCCTTCGGGCAGAAGTCCTTCCTTCTGTTACAGATGCACTTCCCCGATTAAAAATTACTGTACAGGATAGTGGCAGCGGTATTTCTGTTGAACAGCTGAACTCTGTTTTTGAACGGTTTTATCAGGGTTCTCAGCATTATAGTGACCAGCAAGGTACAGGTATTGGGCTGGCATTGGTAAAAGAGTTGGTTCAGTTGCATGGTGGCCAGGTATATGTAGCCAGTGATGCACTTCAGGGCACCCGGTTTGTCATCGAACTGCCATTGGCTCCATGCTCTACTACAGATATAGAGCCTATACCTTCCATTGCTACTACTACAACATCCTATGAACAGATAGCTGATAATGCATCTGTTGAATCTACAGATGATATAGATACTGTTGCTGGCAATGAACAACCACTGATACTGATCGTAGAAGACAATGACGATTTACGTGCCTATATTCGAAAGCATCTGGAAGGCCCCTATCGCATTCTTGAAAGTAGCAATGGGAAAGAAGGATTTGACACAGCACTAGCCCAGATTCCGGATCTGGTTATTACAGACCTGATGATGCCCGAAATGAGTGGTACGGAACTATGTGAACGCTTAAAAACCGATGAACGCACCAATCATATTTCAGTGATTATGCTAACGGCATTAGCTACTCAGGAAAGCAAACTACAGGGACTTCAGACAGGTGCGGATGATTACCTGACCAAACCCTTTGATGCCCGGGAATTACGGTTACGTGTAGGTAATTTGCTGGAAAGTCGCCGTAAACTACGCGAACGGTTTAGCAAACAAATTCGGATTGCCCCTTCGGATATAGCGGTTAGTTCGGTAGATGAAAAGCTGCTGGAACGTATTCTGAAGGTGGTAGAGGAGAATATGAGTAATACAGAATTTGGGTCTGAAGAATTTGCCCGTGAAGCAGGCCTGAGCCGTATGCAGCTCCATCGCAAACTCACCGCCCTGACCGGACAGTCGACCAGCGAATTTTTGCGCAGCATGCGATTGAAACGAGCCGCTCAACTGCTTGATGCCAGAGCTGGCAATGTTTCAGATGTGGCCTATCAGGTAGGCTTTGATAATCTGCCATACTTCTCCAAGTGCTTCCGTGAACAGTTTGATTGTACTCCCAGCGAATACCTGGCCCGGCAAGTTGCCTCAGTGGTGTAA
- a CDS encoding HNH endonuclease, producing MGKKVLVLNQDYSALTICSVEKAFILVFLDKAELVSESQSNYLRSISSTFPMPSIIRLHRYVHLPFKGVILTRQNIFKRDGHRCQYCGTHEDLTLDHVLPKSRGGKSSWDNLVAACRRCNARKGDYTPEEAEMALRQKPYRPSFIMFLRDFSGHLEDDWHPYLSKKMKAFDYE from the coding sequence ATGGGTAAGAAAGTATTGGTATTAAATCAGGATTATTCAGCTCTCACGATCTGCAGTGTAGAAAAAGCCTTTATTCTTGTATTTCTGGACAAAGCAGAGTTAGTGAGTGAATCACAATCAAATTATTTACGAAGCATATCTTCTACATTTCCGATGCCTTCCATCATTCGGTTGCATCGGTATGTGCATCTGCCTTTCAAAGGGGTGATCCTGACCCGGCAGAACATTTTTAAACGAGATGGACATCGGTGCCAGTATTGTGGTACACACGAAGACCTGACCCTTGACCACGTATTGCCTAAGTCACGTGGTGGCAAGTCGTCCTGGGACAATCTGGTGGCTGCCTGCCGGCGATGCAACGCCCGTAAAGGTGACTACACCCCGGAAGAAGCCGAAATGGCCCTGAGACAAAAGCCCTATCGTCCGTCGTTTATTATGTTCCTGCGTGATTTTTCAGGACACCTAGAAGATGACTGGCATCCGTATCTGAGTAAAAAGATGAAAGCGTTTGATTACGAATAA
- a CDS encoding PH domain-containing protein encodes MEATIFYSRKNAFTVITFGVIALILVAVTVLTLWTKPLSMVWIPVVVVLAVLVWVWTRTFYSIDGNYLYYQSGPIRGKIAISQIRQMDVNQTLWVGFRPALSTGGIIIHYNKWDEIYISPKDSDRFVATLTTANENIQVNVKET; translated from the coding sequence ATGGAAGCTACCATTTTCTATTCGCGGAAAAATGCCTTTACAGTCATCACGTTTGGCGTCATTGCACTGATTCTGGTGGCAGTAACAGTGCTTACTTTGTGGACTAAGCCGCTTTCGATGGTATGGATTCCGGTTGTAGTGGTACTGGCAGTATTGGTCTGGGTATGGACACGCACTTTTTATAGTATTGACGGAAACTATCTCTACTACCAATCGGGGCCAATACGTGGCAAAATAGCCATCTCACAAATACGGCAGATGGATGTCAATCAAACACTATGGGTAGGCTTTCGCCCTGCTTTGAGTACAGGCGGAATTATCATTCATTACAATAAGTGGGATGAGATCTATATTTCTCCAAAAGACAGCGACAGATTTGTTGCAACTCTAACTACGGCTAATGAGAACATACAGGTGAATGTAAAGGAGACCTAA
- a CDS encoding NADPH-dependent F420 reductase, with protein MNIGIIGSGHIGGNFGLHLAKAGHQVMFSSRHPEQLADLVRQAGSNAQAGTIAQAADSGSLVVLSIPYGKIPEVAEQVGTFVHGKTLIDTCNAYPQRDGEIAERVRQNPDLRETQLTVDSFPMASVVKALNTIYFVNLRDYAFRPEGSRYALPIAGNRETAKKEVTDLLHEIGFDVLDVGSIADSKVMEVDQLFYNKPMSLQEMQKAAGSR; from the coding sequence ATGAATATCGGAATTATTGGATCAGGCCATATAGGAGGCAATTTTGGACTTCATCTCGCCAAAGCGGGGCATCAGGTTATGTTTAGTTCCCGCCATCCTGAACAGCTGGCAGACCTTGTCAGACAGGCGGGATCTAACGCACAGGCAGGCACTATTGCACAAGCAGCAGATTCCGGTAGTCTCGTGGTGTTATCCATTCCCTACGGGAAAATTCCTGAGGTAGCCGAACAGGTGGGTACGTTTGTACATGGCAAGACATTGATTGATACCTGCAACGCCTATCCGCAACGGGATGGTGAAATTGCCGAACGGGTCCGGCAAAATCCGGATCTTCGGGAAACTCAGCTTACCGTAGATTCCTTCCCTATGGCCTCTGTGGTTAAGGCGCTGAATACAATCTACTTTGTGAATTTACGCGATTATGCTTTTCGTCCGGAAGGTAGCCGGTATGCATTACCTATTGCCGGTAATCGCGAAACGGCCAAGAAGGAGGTTACAGATCTATTACATGAAATAGGTTTTGATGTGCTGGATGTAGGGAGTATAGCAGACTCCAAAGTGATGGAAGTAGACCAGCTATTTTACAACAAGCCAATGTCGTTGCAGGAGATGCAAAAGGCAGCCGGCTCCAGATAA
- a CDS encoding glycoside hydrolase family 43 protein: protein MFRFISLFLTSLFAGLSCLIAVAQVKKDVTYHNPVIAGDFADPSVIRVGDTYYAAGTSSEWGPAYPIYTSKDLVNWQYLGPVFSEMPSWTMGSFWAPELYYRNGTFYVYYTARRKSDQHSYIGVATTTDIRKGFTDHGCIIEWTNEAIDAFIIEDAGKLYITWKAYGLDQGKLIQLLGRELTPDGLKVQGEVLMLLQADPNSWEAGGMEGQALFKHGDYFYMTYSGNICCGPDCNYMVGLARAKSLKGPWERYADNPVLKSSNDWKCPGHGTVVTTPDNRYFYLHHAYSGTDFTFIGRQGVLSELIWDKKTGWPAFRYGTTTPVEGTAATGKTQQQQLSVSADFSKDKASSINWVWDVSQPKPAYAVRNGYLELTSPSNGTQASSGSFLGLVLKKGNYTFTTEILPQATSTQSICLYGDAENTLNFGITKDSLQLWQVKEGKKEILQSRVLPKGKGSIRLQVQSTKGHLYQFRWGRAEAKMETFNAQAFEANSLPRWDRAPRIGLQVSGTEKQSGLFRFVSVVYP from the coding sequence ATGTTCAGATTTATTTCTTTGTTTCTAACCAGCCTGTTTGCAGGACTTTCGTGTCTGATAGCTGTTGCCCAAGTCAAAAAAGACGTAACCTATCACAATCCAGTCATAGCAGGAGACTTTGCTGACCCATCCGTAATTCGGGTAGGCGATACCTATTATGCAGCCGGAACCTCTTCTGAATGGGGGCCTGCCTACCCTATCTATACATCCAAAGACCTTGTAAACTGGCAGTATCTGGGACCTGTCTTTTCAGAAATGCCTTCCTGGACTATGGGTAGCTTCTGGGCTCCGGAACTGTATTACCGAAACGGCACTTTCTATGTCTACTATACCGCCCGCCGCAAATCAGATCAACACTCATACATTGGTGTGGCAACCACTACAGACATTCGAAAAGGATTCACAGACCATGGCTGTATCATTGAATGGACCAATGAAGCTATTGATGCCTTTATTATTGAAGATGCCGGAAAGCTGTATATTACCTGGAAGGCTTATGGACTGGATCAGGGAAAACTGATTCAGCTACTGGGGCGTGAACTGACTCCTGATGGACTCAAAGTGCAGGGGGAGGTACTTATGTTGCTCCAGGCCGATCCTAATTCCTGGGAGGCAGGAGGTATGGAAGGACAGGCATTGTTCAAACATGGCGACTATTTTTATATGACTTATTCTGGCAACATATGCTGTGGTCCGGATTGTAATTACATGGTAGGCCTGGCACGGGCCAAGTCACTGAAAGGCCCCTGGGAACGGTATGCAGACAATCCGGTTTTAAAGAGCAGTAACGACTGGAAATGCCCTGGACATGGTACGGTGGTAACGACACCTGATAACCGATACTTTTACCTGCATCATGCCTATTCCGGAACCGACTTTACCTTTATTGGACGGCAGGGAGTACTCAGCGAACTCATCTGGGATAAAAAAACAGGCTGGCCTGCGTTCCGGTATGGTACTACCACACCTGTAGAGGGAACCGCAGCAACTGGAAAAACACAACAGCAACAACTCAGTGTATCAGCAGATTTTTCAAAAGACAAAGCTAGCTCTATCAACTGGGTATGGGATGTAAGTCAGCCTAAACCTGCATATGCTGTTCGCAATGGCTATCTGGAACTCACAAGTCCATCCAATGGAACACAGGCATCTTCCGGCAGCTTTCTGGGACTAGTACTCAAAAAGGGAAATTATACCTTTACCACCGAAATTCTTCCACAGGCTACCAGCACCCAAAGTATCTGCCTGTATGGAGATGCTGAGAATACGCTGAACTTCGGAATAACCAAAGATTCGCTGCAACTCTGGCAGGTAAAAGAGGGCAAAAAAGAGATACTTCAGAGCCGTGTACTGCCAAAAGGTAAAGGCTCTATCCGATTACAGGTACAAAGCACGAAAGGACATCTGTATCAGTTTCGCTGGGGTCGTGCTGAGGCCAAAATGGAAACTTTCAATGCCCAGGCATTTGAAGCGAACTCACTGCCACGTTGGGATCGCGCACCTCGTATTGGATTACAGGTAAGTGGTACAGAAAAGCAAAGTGGTTTATTCCGCTTTGTTTCTGTGGTATACCCGTAA
- a CDS encoding DUF4240 domain-containing protein: protein MFAFHSTKNVFYLFTYERMDIDKFWQIIEKSKERTDRNFDKQIENIIDLLTNLPVKSIIRFDQIIGELYSKLHSSIIWASGELIRGHCSDDNYDYFRAWLIGQGSRIYTIALTNPDDLADIDFIAEAREYSGELLLYAASEAYEQKTGEDNFEELLTEEDFGENMDSLVYIDLELEWIQDGKPIEDKLQVMLPKLYQRFRIGR, encoded by the coding sequence ATGTTTGCATTTCATTCTACTAAGAATGTCTTTTACCTATTTACGTATGAACGAATGGATATAGATAAATTTTGGCAGATTATTGAAAAGTCCAAAGAAAGGACAGATCGGAATTTTGATAAACAGATAGAAAATATCATAGACTTACTAACTAACCTACCTGTAAAAAGCATTATCCGGTTTGACCAGATAATTGGAGAATTGTATTCTAAATTACATTCTTCGATCATTTGGGCCTCAGGTGAACTAATACGAGGGCATTGTTCTGATGATAACTATGATTATTTCCGAGCCTGGCTAATTGGTCAGGGTAGCAGGATTTATACTATCGCATTAACCAATCCGGATGATTTAGCAGATATTGATTTTATTGCAGAGGCAAGAGAATATAGTGGTGAGTTATTGTTATATGCTGCCAGTGAAGCATACGAACAAAAAACAGGGGAAGACAATTTTGAGGAATTATTGACTGAAGAAGATTTCGGAGAAAATATGGATTCTCTTGTATATATAGATCTGGAGTTAGAATGGATTCAAGATGGGAAGCCAATAGAAGACAAACTACAAGTAATGCTACCAAAGCTTTATCAGCGATTCAGAATAGGTAGATAG